A window of the Serratia sarumanii genome harbors these coding sequences:
- the bhsA gene encoding multiple stress resistance protein BhsA has product MKNVKIFATAALLATASFATFAADLPSSQPAADAQKIGVVSVSGASNLSALESELASKAAASGASSYRIVAAGGQNKLYGTAEIFN; this is encoded by the coding sequence ATGAAAAACGTCAAAATTTTTGCTACCGCTGCGCTGCTGGCTACCGCTTCTTTCGCTACCTTCGCCGCTGACCTGCCGTCCAGCCAACCCGCTGCAGACGCACAGAAAATCGGCGTAGTCTCCGTTAGCGGCGCCAGCAACCTGAGCGCGCTGGAAAGCGAACTGGCCAGCAAAGCCGCTGCGTCAGGCGCCAGCTCATACCGCATCGTCGCCGCCGGCGGCCAGAACAAACTGTACGGCACCGCAGAAATCTTCAACTGA
- a CDS encoding glutathione S-transferase family protein codes for MIIVHHLNHSRSQRILWFLEELGVPYQVQRYERDPQTMLAPAALKKIHPLGKSPVIVDGDLTLAESGAIIEYLQEAYDAQGMFMPTDFHARQQYRYWLHYAEGSLMPLLVMKLVFSRLGQPPIPWLLRPVAGAIGKGVQREYLDKQIAPHCEYLEQHLNKGSWFVGNDFSAADIQMSFPLEAMAARGALDDCPKLRGFLQRIHARPAYQRALEQGGPYDLLS; via the coding sequence ATGATCATTGTTCATCATCTCAATCATTCGCGCTCGCAGCGCATTCTGTGGTTTCTGGAAGAGCTGGGCGTGCCCTATCAGGTGCAACGCTACGAACGCGATCCGCAGACCATGCTGGCGCCGGCGGCGCTGAAAAAGATCCACCCGCTGGGCAAATCACCGGTGATCGTCGACGGCGATCTGACGCTGGCGGAATCCGGCGCCATCATCGAATACCTGCAGGAAGCCTATGACGCGCAAGGGATGTTCATGCCGACCGACTTCCACGCGCGCCAGCAATACCGCTACTGGCTGCACTACGCCGAAGGATCGCTGATGCCGCTGTTGGTGATGAAACTGGTGTTCAGCCGCCTCGGCCAGCCGCCGATCCCCTGGCTGCTGCGGCCGGTGGCCGGCGCGATCGGCAAGGGCGTGCAGCGCGAATATCTCGACAAGCAGATCGCGCCGCACTGCGAGTATCTCGAGCAGCACCTGAACAAGGGCAGCTGGTTCGTCGGCAACGACTTCAGCGCGGCGGACATACAAATGAGCTTCCCGCTGGAGGCGATGGCGGCGCGCGGCGCGTTGGATGATTGCCCGAAACTGCGCGGCTTTCTGCAGCGCATTCACGCCCGGCCCGCCTACCAGCGGGCGTTGGAGCAGGGCGGCCCTTACGACCTGCTGAGTTAA
- the ssb1 gene encoding single-stranded DNA-binding protein SSB1 yields MASRGVNKVILVGNLGQDPEVRYMPNGGAVANITLATSESWRDKATGEQKEKTEWHRVVLFGKLAEVAGEYLRKGSQVYIEGSLQTRKWQDQSGQDRYTTEIVVNVGGTMQMLGGRQGGGAPAGQSAGGQGGWGQPQQPQGGNQFSGGQQQSRPAQNSAPATSNEPPMDFDDDIPF; encoded by the coding sequence ATGGCCAGCAGAGGCGTAAACAAAGTAATTCTGGTCGGGAATCTGGGTCAGGATCCAGAAGTCCGTTACATGCCGAACGGCGGCGCAGTGGCCAACATTACCCTGGCGACCTCCGAAAGCTGGCGTGACAAGGCGACCGGCGAACAGAAAGAGAAGACCGAGTGGCACCGCGTCGTGCTGTTCGGCAAACTGGCCGAAGTGGCGGGCGAATACCTGCGTAAAGGCTCTCAGGTCTACATCGAAGGCTCCCTGCAGACCCGTAAATGGCAGGATCAGAGCGGCCAGGATCGCTACACCACCGAGATCGTGGTTAACGTCGGCGGCACCATGCAGATGCTGGGCGGCCGTCAGGGCGGCGGCGCACCGGCCGGTCAATCTGCCGGCGGCCAGGGCGGTTGGGGCCAGCCTCAGCAGCCACAGGGCGGCAACCAGTTCAGCGGCGGCCAGCAGCAGTCGCGCCCGGCGCAGAACAGCGCTCCGGCGACCAGCAACGAACCGCCAATGGATTTCGACGACGATATCCCGTTCTGA
- a CDS encoding VOC family protein — protein sequence MATQIFVNLPVRDLPASMAFFTRLGFTFNPQFTDDTAACMVVSDTIYVMLLTHDKFRGFTPNPIGDAKQATEVLVCLSQPSRAAVDELVRKAVAGGGNTYHPPRDYGVMYGHGFQDLDGHIWELMYMDPAAVQAQ from the coding sequence ATGGCTACGCAAATCTTCGTTAATCTGCCCGTCCGCGATCTGCCTGCCTCGATGGCTTTTTTCACCCGCCTGGGTTTCACTTTCAACCCGCAATTTACCGATGACACCGCCGCGTGCATGGTGGTCAGCGACACGATTTACGTGATGCTGCTGACCCATGACAAATTCAGGGGGTTTACCCCGAACCCGATCGGCGACGCTAAACAGGCCACCGAAGTGCTGGTGTGCCTGTCGCAGCCCAGCCGGGCGGCGGTGGACGAACTGGTGCGCAAGGCGGTCGCCGGCGGCGGCAACACCTACCACCCGCCGCGGGACTACGGCGTGATGTACGGCCACGGTTTTCAGGATCTGGACGGCCATATCTGGGAGTTGATGTATATGGATCCCGCGGCGGTGCAGGCGCAATAA
- the uvrA gene encoding excinuclease ABC subunit UvrA: MDNIEVRGARTHNLKNINLIIPRDKLIVVTGLSGSGKSSLAFDTLYAEGQRRYVESLSAYARQFLSLMEKPDVDHIEGLSPAISIEQKSTSHNPRSTVGTITEIHDYLRLLFARVGEPRCPDHHVPLAAQTVSQMVDNVLSQPEGKRLMLLAPVVKDRKGEHTKTLENLAAQGYIRARIDGEVCDLSDPPKLELQKKHTIEVVVDRFKVREDMAQRLAESFETALELSGGTAVVADMDDEKADELLFSANFACPICGYSMRELEPRLFSFNNPAGACPTCDGLGVQQFFDPDRVVQNPELSLAGGAIRGWDRRNFYYFQMLRSLAEHYEFDVEAPFNTLSADVQKAVLSGSGKESIEFKYINDRGDTTVRRHPFEGVLHNMERRYKETESSAVREELAKFISNRPCASCHGTRLREEARNVFVEDTTLPEISDLSIGHAMTFFQNMKLSGQRAKIAEKVLKEIGDRLKFLVNVGLNYLSLSRSAETLSGGEAQRIRLASQIGAGLVGVMYVLDEPSIGLHQRDNERLLETLIHLRNLGNTVIVVEHDEDAIRAADHVIDIGPGAGVHGGQVVAEGTVDDIMAQPDSLTGQFLSGKREIAIPAQRVQADPTKVLKLSGARGNNLKDVTLTLPVGLFTCITGVSGSGKSTLINDTLFPIAQRQLNGATIAEPAPFREVTGLEHFDKVIDIDQSPIGRTPRSNPATYTGIFTPVRELFAGVPESRSRGYTPGRFSFNVKGGRCEACQGDGVIKVEMHFLPDIYVPCDQCKGKRYNRETLEVKYKGKSIHEVLEMTIEEAREFFDAVPALARKLQTLMDVGLSYIRLGQSATTLSGGEAQRVKLARELSKRGTGQTLYILDEPTTGLHFADIQQLLAVLHQLRDQGNTIVVIEHNLDVIKTADWIVDLGPEGGSGGGEILVAGTPETVAECEKSHTARFLKPLLKP, translated from the coding sequence ATGGACAATATCGAAGTTCGTGGTGCTCGAACCCATAATCTGAAAAACATCAACCTGATTATCCCGCGTGACAAACTGATCGTCGTCACCGGCCTGTCCGGTTCCGGCAAGTCATCGCTGGCTTTCGATACGCTGTATGCCGAAGGGCAACGCCGCTACGTCGAATCGCTCTCCGCCTATGCGCGCCAGTTCCTGTCGCTGATGGAAAAACCGGACGTCGATCATATCGAAGGCCTGTCGCCGGCGATCTCCATCGAGCAGAAATCCACCTCGCACAACCCGCGATCCACGGTCGGCACCATCACCGAAATCCACGACTACCTGCGCCTGCTGTTCGCCCGCGTCGGCGAGCCGCGCTGCCCGGATCACCATGTGCCGCTGGCGGCGCAAACCGTCAGCCAGATGGTCGATAACGTGCTGAGCCAGCCGGAAGGCAAACGCCTGATGCTGCTGGCGCCGGTGGTGAAAGACCGCAAGGGCGAGCACACCAAAACGCTGGAAAACCTGGCCGCCCAGGGCTATATCCGCGCGCGCATCGACGGTGAAGTGTGCGATCTGTCCGATCCGCCGAAACTGGAGCTGCAGAAGAAACACACCATCGAAGTGGTGGTCGACCGGTTCAAGGTGCGCGAGGACATGGCGCAGCGCCTGGCCGAATCGTTCGAAACCGCGCTGGAGCTGTCCGGCGGCACCGCGGTGGTGGCGGACATGGACGACGAGAAAGCGGACGAGCTGCTGTTCTCCGCCAACTTCGCCTGCCCGATCTGCGGCTACAGCATGCGCGAGCTGGAACCGCGCCTGTTTTCCTTCAACAACCCGGCCGGCGCCTGCCCAACCTGCGACGGCCTGGGCGTGCAGCAGTTCTTCGATCCGGATCGCGTGGTGCAAAACCCCGAGCTGTCGCTGGCCGGCGGCGCGATCCGCGGCTGGGATCGCCGCAACTTCTATTACTTCCAGATGCTGCGCTCGCTGGCGGAGCACTATGAGTTCGATGTCGAAGCGCCGTTCAACACCCTGAGCGCCGACGTGCAGAAGGCGGTGCTGAGCGGCTCCGGCAAAGAGTCGATCGAGTTCAAATACATCAACGATCGCGGTGATACCACCGTGCGCCGTCATCCGTTCGAAGGCGTGCTACACAACATGGAGCGCCGCTATAAAGAGACCGAATCCAGCGCGGTGCGCGAAGAATTGGCGAAGTTCATCAGCAATCGCCCTTGCGCCTCGTGCCACGGCACCCGCCTGCGCGAAGAAGCGCGCAACGTGTTCGTCGAAGACACCACGCTGCCGGAGATTTCCGATCTGAGCATCGGCCATGCGATGACCTTCTTCCAGAACATGAAGCTCAGCGGCCAACGCGCCAAGATCGCCGAAAAAGTGCTGAAAGAGATCGGCGATCGCCTGAAATTCCTGGTGAACGTCGGCCTGAACTACCTGTCGCTGTCCCGCTCGGCGGAGACGCTCTCCGGCGGCGAAGCGCAGCGCATCCGTCTGGCCAGCCAGATCGGCGCCGGCCTGGTGGGCGTGATGTACGTGCTGGACGAGCCGTCGATCGGCCTGCACCAACGCGACAACGAGCGCCTGCTGGAAACGCTGATCCACCTGCGCAACCTCGGCAATACGGTGATCGTGGTGGAGCATGACGAAGACGCCATCCGCGCCGCCGATCACGTGATCGACATCGGCCCCGGCGCCGGCGTACACGGCGGCCAGGTGGTGGCGGAAGGCACCGTCGACGACATCATGGCGCAGCCGGACTCGCTGACCGGCCAGTTCCTCAGCGGCAAGCGCGAGATCGCCATCCCCGCGCAGCGCGTGCAGGCCGATCCGACCAAGGTGCTGAAGCTGAGCGGCGCGCGCGGCAACAACCTGAAGGACGTGACGCTGACGCTGCCGGTCGGCCTGTTTACCTGCATCACCGGCGTTTCCGGCTCCGGCAAATCGACGCTGATCAACGATACGCTGTTCCCGATCGCCCAGCGCCAGCTCAACGGCGCCACCATCGCCGAACCGGCGCCATTCCGCGAAGTGACCGGCCTGGAGCATTTCGACAAGGTGATCGACATCGATCAGAGCCCGATCGGCCGCACGCCGCGCTCCAACCCGGCCACCTATACCGGCATTTTTACCCCGGTGCGCGAGCTGTTCGCCGGCGTGCCGGAATCGCGCAGCCGCGGTTATACGCCGGGCCGTTTCAGCTTCAACGTCAAGGGCGGGCGCTGTGAAGCCTGCCAGGGCGACGGGGTGATCAAGGTCGAGATGCACTTCCTGCCGGACATCTACGTGCCGTGCGACCAATGCAAGGGCAAGCGCTATAACCGCGAAACGCTGGAAGTGAAGTACAAGGGCAAGAGCATCCACGAAGTGCTGGAGATGACCATCGAAGAGGCGCGCGAGTTCTTCGACGCAGTGCCGGCGCTGGCGCGCAAGCTGCAGACCCTGATGGATGTCGGGCTGTCCTACATCCGCCTCGGCCAGTCGGCCACCACGCTCTCCGGCGGTGAGGCGCAGCGCGTCAAGCTGGCGCGCGAGCTGTCGAAGCGCGGCACCGGCCAGACGCTGTATATCCTCGACGAACCGACCACCGGCCTGCACTTCGCCGATATCCAGCAGCTGTTGGCGGTGCTGCATCAGCTGCGCGATCAGGGCAACACCATCGTGGTCATCGAGCATAACCTGGACGTGATCAAGACCGCCGACTGGATCGTCGATCTGGGGCCGGAAGGCGGCAGTGGCGGCGGCGAGATCCTGGTGGCCGGCACGCCGGAAACCGTGGCCGAGTGTGAAAAATCGCACACCGCACGCTTCCTGAAACCGCTGTTGAAGCCGTAG
- a CDS encoding 3-oxoacyl-ACP reductase family protein has protein sequence MTTAQPLQGKVAFVQGGSRGIGAAIVKRLASEGAAVAFTYAASADRAEAVASAVTAAGGKALAIKADSADAAALQQAVRQAVSQFGNLDILVNNAGVFTLGSTEELALDDLDRMLAVNVRSVFVASQEAARHMNDGGRIIHIGSTNAERVPFGGAAVYAMSKSALVGLTKGMARDLGPRGITVNNVQPGPVDTEMNPDAGEFAEQLKQLMAIGRYGKDEEIAGFVAYLAGPQAGYITGASLSIDGGFSA, from the coding sequence ATGACCACAGCACAACCTCTGCAAGGCAAAGTCGCGTTCGTCCAGGGCGGCTCACGCGGCATCGGCGCCGCCATCGTGAAACGGTTGGCGAGCGAAGGGGCCGCGGTCGCCTTTACCTACGCCGCCTCGGCCGATCGCGCCGAAGCGGTGGCAAGCGCCGTTACCGCCGCCGGCGGCAAAGCCCTCGCCATCAAGGCCGACAGCGCCGATGCGGCGGCGCTGCAGCAGGCGGTGCGCCAGGCGGTCAGCCAGTTCGGCAACCTGGATATTCTGGTGAACAATGCCGGGGTGTTTACGCTGGGCAGCACCGAGGAGCTGGCGCTGGACGATCTGGATCGCATGCTGGCGGTCAACGTGCGTAGCGTGTTCGTCGCCAGCCAGGAAGCGGCGCGCCACATGAACGACGGCGGCCGCATCATTCACATCGGCAGCACCAACGCCGAGCGCGTGCCGTTCGGCGGCGCGGCGGTGTATGCGATGAGCAAATCGGCGCTGGTCGGCCTGACCAAAGGCATGGCGCGCGATCTCGGCCCGCGCGGCATCACCGTCAATAACGTGCAGCCCGGCCCGGTAGACACCGAGATGAACCCGGACGCCGGTGAGTTCGCCGAGCAGCTCAAGCAGCTGATGGCGATCGGCCGCTACGGCAAAGATGAAGAGATCGCCGGCTTCGTCGCCTACCTCGCCGGCCCACAGGCGGGTTATATCACCGGCGCCAGCCTGAGCATCGACGGCGGCTTCTCGGCGTAA
- a CDS encoding lipocalin-like domain-containing protein produces MTVNAFIGSWALVSSAFENQDGELNYPLGEQVLGRIHYEANGTMAAQLYSAVRPRFAADDLAQGSEREIRAAFINMICYFGRYQVEESEQRVVHQVEGCSFPNWVGSRQVRFYAFSGDRLTLRTVPLQLGNGVQVGELVWQRTGASL; encoded by the coding sequence ATGACGGTAAACGCATTTATCGGCAGCTGGGCGCTGGTGTCCTCGGCATTTGAGAACCAGGACGGCGAGCTGAATTACCCGCTGGGCGAGCAGGTGCTGGGGCGCATCCATTATGAGGCCAACGGCACGATGGCGGCGCAGCTTTACAGCGCCGTGCGGCCGCGTTTCGCCGCCGACGATTTGGCGCAGGGATCCGAGCGGGAGATCCGCGCCGCCTTCATCAATATGATTTGCTACTTCGGCCGCTATCAGGTGGAGGAAAGCGAGCAGCGGGTGGTGCATCAGGTCGAAGGCTGTTCGTTCCCCAACTGGGTAGGCAGCCGTCAGGTGCGTTTTTACGCTTTCAGCGGCGATCGGCTGACGTTGCGCACGGTGCCCTTGCAGCTCGGCAACGGCGTGCAGGTGGGCGAACTGGTGTGGCAGCGGACAGGAGCTTCTTTATGA
- a CDS encoding NCS2 family permease yields MSNSQANHAAKPTGGLDGYFKISARGSSVRQEVVAGLTTFLAMVYSVIVVPSMLGKAGFPPAAVFVSTCLVAGLGSLLMGLWANLPMAIGCAISLTAFTAFSLVLGQHISIPVALGAVFLMGVLFTVISVTGIRAWILRNLPMGVAHGTGIGIGLFLLLIAANGVGLVVKNPLDGLPVALGAFTSFPVVMTLVGLAVIFGLEKLRVPGGILLVIIAISIIGLIFDPAVKYQGLFAMPSLADADGKSLIFSLDIMGALQPVVLPSVLALVMTAVFDATGTIRAVAGQANLLDKDGQIINGGKALTSDSLSSIFSGLVGAAPAAVYIESAAGTAAGGKTGLTATVVGILFLLILFLSPLAYLVPVYATAPALMYVGLLMLSNVTKLDFNDFVDAMAGLLCAVFIVLTCNIVTGIMLGFSSLVIGRIFSGEWRKLNIGTVLIAVALVAFYAGGWAI; encoded by the coding sequence ATGTCGAACTCTCAAGCGAACCACGCCGCAAAACCAACCGGCGGGCTTGATGGCTATTTTAAAATTTCCGCGCGCGGCAGCAGCGTGCGCCAGGAGGTGGTGGCGGGGCTAACCACCTTCCTGGCGATGGTGTACTCGGTGATCGTGGTGCCGAGCATGCTGGGCAAAGCGGGCTTCCCGCCGGCGGCGGTGTTTGTCTCCACTTGCCTGGTGGCCGGTCTGGGCTCGCTGCTGATGGGGTTGTGGGCTAACCTGCCGATGGCGATCGGCTGTGCGATCTCGTTGACCGCCTTCACCGCCTTCAGCCTGGTGCTGGGCCAGCACATCAGCATTCCGGTGGCGCTGGGCGCGGTGTTCCTGATGGGCGTACTGTTTACCGTCATCTCGGTCACCGGTATCCGCGCCTGGATCCTGCGCAACCTGCCGATGGGCGTGGCGCACGGCACCGGCATCGGTATCGGTCTGTTCCTGCTGCTGATCGCCGCCAACGGCGTCGGCCTGGTGGTGAAGAATCCGCTGGATGGCCTGCCGGTGGCGCTCGGCGCGTTCACCTCCTTCCCGGTGGTAATGACGCTGGTCGGCCTGGCGGTGATCTTCGGCCTGGAAAAACTGCGCGTGCCCGGCGGCATTCTGCTGGTGATCATCGCCATTTCCATCATCGGCCTGATCTTCGACCCGGCGGTGAAATACCAGGGGCTGTTCGCCATGCCGAGCCTGGCGGACGCTGACGGCAAATCGTTGATCTTCAGCCTGGATATCATGGGCGCGTTGCAGCCGGTGGTGTTGCCGAGCGTGCTGGCGCTGGTGATGACCGCGGTGTTCGACGCCACCGGCACCATCCGCGCGGTGGCCGGGCAGGCCAACCTGCTGGATAAAGACGGGCAGATCATCAACGGCGGCAAGGCGCTGACCTCGGATTCCCTGAGCAGCATCTTCTCCGGCCTGGTGGGCGCCGCGCCCGCCGCGGTCTACATCGAATCCGCCGCCGGCACCGCCGCGGGCGGCAAGACCGGCCTGACCGCCACCGTGGTCGGCATCCTGTTCCTGCTGATCCTGTTCCTGTCGCCGCTGGCCTATCTGGTGCCGGTCTATGCCACTGCACCGGCGCTGATGTACGTCGGCCTGCTGATGCTGAGCAACGTCACCAAGCTGGACTTCAACGACTTCGTCGACGCGATGGCCGGCCTGCTGTGCGCGGTGTTCATCGTGCTGACCTGCAACATCGTTACCGGCATCATGCTGGGCTTCAGCTCGCTGGTCATCGGCCGCATCTTCTCCGGCGAATGGCGCAAGCTGAACATCGGCACCGTGCTGATCGCCGTGGCGCTGGTGGCGTTCTACGCCGGCGGCTGGGCGATCTAA
- a CDS encoding LysR family transcriptional regulator, with translation MDVRTLRYFVEVVRQQSFTRAAEKLFVTQPTISKMLRHLEEELECTLLIREGRKLRLTDSGQAVYQRGLTILDEFRQLEAELEDISSVKKGVLRLGIPPMVGRQIADLIRRFRQTYPGIELKISELGGLSVEQAVMSGELDLAMTVLPFDSEQPLTFLPLLGHPMCVVAPRTPQWLNRTRINIAELADSPILIYNEDFALYKMLMKAFRQAGFEPQIAVRSGQWDFLASMVQAGVGIAMLPEPVCRWLDKENLVWLPLEPRMEWKIGLIWRQGSYLSHSAQAWIACCRDYWPPLK, from the coding sequence GTGGATGTCCGCACCCTGCGCTACTTCGTTGAAGTGGTGCGCCAGCAAAGCTTCACCCGCGCCGCGGAAAAACTGTTCGTCACCCAGCCCACCATCAGCAAGATGCTGCGGCATCTGGAAGAGGAGCTGGAATGCACGCTGCTGATCCGCGAAGGCCGCAAGCTGCGCCTGACCGACAGCGGCCAGGCGGTGTATCAGCGCGGCCTGACGATCCTCGACGAATTCCGCCAGTTGGAGGCGGAGCTGGAAGACATCAGCTCGGTGAAAAAGGGCGTGCTGCGGCTGGGCATTCCGCCGATGGTGGGCAGGCAGATCGCCGATCTGATCCGCCGCTTTCGCCAGACCTATCCCGGCATCGAATTGAAAATTTCCGAGCTGGGCGGGCTGTCGGTCGAACAGGCGGTGATGTCCGGCGAACTGGATCTGGCGATGACGGTGCTGCCCTTCGATTCGGAACAGCCGCTGACCTTTCTGCCGCTGCTGGGCCACCCGATGTGCGTGGTGGCGCCGCGCACGCCGCAGTGGCTCAACCGCACCCGCATCAATATCGCCGAATTGGCCGACAGCCCGATCCTGATTTATAACGAAGACTTTGCGCTGTACAAGATGCTGATGAAGGCGTTTCGCCAGGCCGGTTTTGAACCGCAAATCGCGGTGCGCAGCGGCCAATGGGACTTTCTCGCCTCGATGGTGCAGGCCGGCGTGGGCATCGCCATGCTGCCGGAGCCGGTCTGCCGCTGGCTGGACAAGGAAAACCTGGTCTGGCTGCCGCTGGAGCCACGCATGGAGTGGAAAATCGGCCTGATCTGGCGCCAGGGCAGCTACCTGTCGCACAGCGCGCAGGCCTGGATCGCCTGCTGCCGCGACTACTGGCCGCCGCTCAAGTAG
- a CDS encoding Na+/H+ antiporter produces the protein MEIFFTILILILVVSLSGVVTRMLPFQVPLPLMQIAIGALLAWPHFGLHVDFDPELFLVLFIPPLLFADGWKTPTREFLHHGREILGLALVLVLITVVGVGYLIYAMVPGIPLVAAFALAAVLSPTDAVALSGIVGKGRIPKPIMGVLEGEALMNDASGLVSLKFAIAVAMGTMVFTVGGATLEFLKVAIGGLLAGVAVTWTYSKSLRVMSRWSGDDPATQIVFLLLLPFASYLIAEHIGVSGILAAVAAGMTISQSGVIRNAPLAMRLRANSVWAMLEFVFNGMVFIMLGLQLPGILETSILQAELDPTIQTWYLFADVATIYAALLVLRFTWLWVMKKASNRFMKKRPLQFGDYSTRELWVASFAGVRGAITLAGVLSIPLLLSDGTAFPARYQLVFIAAGVILLSLIVGVLALPLLLRGVQVADKSASKQEERMAIAMAAEVAIESVNKMEERLVADTEENLDPQVLKEVSSRVTGMLRRRIASKDDIENALAMENLERRFRLTALRAERGELYHLRATQKISNETLQKLLHDLDLLEALLIEREG, from the coding sequence ATGGAAATCTTTTTTACAATCCTCATTTTGATCCTGGTGGTCTCCCTGTCCGGGGTGGTGACGCGCATGTTGCCGTTCCAGGTGCCGCTGCCGCTGATGCAAATCGCCATTGGGGCCCTGTTGGCCTGGCCGCATTTCGGGCTGCACGTCGACTTTGATCCCGAACTGTTCCTGGTGCTGTTCATTCCGCCGCTGCTGTTCGCCGACGGCTGGAAAACGCCAACGCGCGAATTCCTGCACCACGGGCGTGAAATTCTTGGCCTGGCGCTGGTGCTGGTGCTGATCACCGTGGTCGGCGTCGGCTATCTGATCTACGCCATGGTGCCGGGCATTCCGCTGGTGGCGGCCTTCGCGCTGGCGGCGGTGCTGTCGCCGACCGATGCCGTGGCATTGTCCGGCATCGTCGGCAAAGGGCGCATTCCCAAGCCGATCATGGGCGTGCTCGAAGGCGAGGCGCTGATGAACGACGCGTCCGGCCTGGTGTCGCTCAAGTTCGCCATCGCGGTGGCGATGGGCACCATGGTGTTCACCGTGGGCGGCGCAACCCTCGAGTTCCTCAAAGTGGCGATCGGCGGCCTGCTGGCCGGCGTGGCGGTCACCTGGACCTACAGTAAATCGCTGCGGGTGATGAGCCGCTGGAGCGGCGACGATCCGGCGACCCAGATCGTGTTCCTGCTGCTGCTGCCGTTCGCTTCTTATCTGATCGCCGAACATATCGGCGTTTCCGGCATCCTGGCGGCGGTAGCGGCGGGGATGACCATCAGCCAGTCCGGCGTGATCCGCAACGCGCCGCTGGCGATGCGCCTGCGCGCCAACAGCGTATGGGCGATGCTGGAATTCGTATTCAACGGCATGGTGTTCATCATGTTGGGCCTGCAGCTGCCGGGCATTCTTGAGACCTCCATCCTGCAGGCGGAGCTGGATCCGACCATCCAGACCTGGTACCTGTTCGCCGACGTGGCCACCATCTACGCCGCGTTGCTGGTGCTGCGTTTCACCTGGCTGTGGGTAATGAAGAAGGCCAGCAACCGCTTTATGAAAAAGCGCCCGCTGCAGTTCGGCGATTACAGCACGCGTGAGCTGTGGGTGGCGTCGTTCGCCGGGGTGCGCGGGGCGATTACCCTGGCCGGTGTGCTGTCGATACCGCTGTTGCTGAGCGACGGCACCGCCTTCCCGGCGCGCTATCAGCTGGTGTTTATCGCCGCCGGGGTGATCCTGCTGTCGTTGATCGTCGGCGTGCTGGCATTGCCGCTGCTGCTGCGCGGCGTGCAGGTGGCCGACAAGAGCGCCAGCAAGCAGGAAGAACGCATGGCGATCGCCATGGCGGCCGAAGTGGCGATCGAGAGCGTGAATAAAATGGAAGAGCGCCTGGTTGCCGATACCGAAGAGAACCTCGATCCGCAGGTGTTGAAAGAGGTCAGCTCGCGGGTGACGGGCATGCTGCGGCGGCGTATCGCCTCGAAAGACGACATCGAGAATGCGCTGGCGATGGAAAACCTCGAGCGGCGTTTCCGCCTGACGGCGCTGCGCGCCGAGCGCGGCGAGCTGTACCACCTGCGCGCCACGCAGAAAATCAGCAACGAGACGCTGCAAAAACTGCTGCACGATCTCGACTTGCTCGAAGCGCTGCTGATCGAGCGCGAAGGGTAA